CAACGCGAAATGAATTATTCAATTATTAAACCGGCGAATATCAGGTTTTTCGGAATGGAAACTATTGACGGGCAACGAACTTACTCTCGAACACTTTTTTTCGTTCTATACAAAGCCGTTTACGATCTTTATGGAAAATATAAAGTTACTTTAGAAAATTCTGTTTATTCGGGTTATTATTATACAATAAAAAATGGACGCAATCCTTTAATGCCCGACGATATTAAAGCTATAAAAAATCGAATGAAAGAAATAATTCTTAAAAATCATCCGATTATCAGAAAAGAATTACCTACTCAACAAGCAATAAAATTATTTGAACGACAAGGATTGCATCCTAAAACAAAACTTCTAAAAACGCGCGGACATCTTTATACGTCTGTGTATTATCTTGATAATGTTGTAGATTATTATTTCGGATATCTTGCTCCATCAACCGGTTATTTAAATTTATTTGATTTGACGCCATACAAAAGAGGCGTAATTTTATCTATTCCGGATCCGGCAACTAATTTTACGACCGTCAAACAGTTCGTTAACCAAGATAAAATGTTAAGTAATTTTGCAGCCTGCAATCGCTGGCAAGAAATGCTTAAGATTGAAAATATCGGAGATCTTAATGAAAAAGTTAATGCAGGAGAAATCAGCGATCTTATTAAAATTGCCGAAGCAGGGCAAGAAGTAAAAATTCACGAAGCTGCACAAAAAATAAAAAAACAGAATAAAAGGTTGAGAATCATTTTGATTGCAGGACCTTCTTCTTCCGGAAAAACAACTTCGGCACAAAGACTTGGAATACATCTTAATTTGTTCGGTATTAAAAGTGTAAAAATCTCTCTCGACGATTATTTCGTTGACAGAGAATTAACTCCTCGCGATAAGCATGGAGATTATGATTTTGAGGCTCTTGAAGCTCTTGACATCAAGTTTTTTAATGAACAATTGCTTGATTTGCTTGCAGGAAAAGAGATTGAAATTCCCAAATTCGATTTCATTACCGGAAAACGTGTTTTCGATGGTACCAAACTGAAAATAGGCAAACGCGATATGATTATTATCGAAGGTATTCACGGATTAAACCCGATGTTAACTCCTTACATAGATAACAAGTATATTTTTAAAATGTATGTTTCGGCATTGACAACTATTTCCATTGATGGGCATAATATTATCCCGACAACGGATAATCGTTTGATTAGAAGGATTGTTCGCGATAATCTTTTCCGCGGATACTCCGCAACCGATACTATCAGACGTTGGGAAAAGGTTAGAGATGGAGAGGATAAATATATTTTCCCTTATCAGGAAAATGCAGATTATATGTTTAATTCGGCTTTGATTTATGAATTGGGAGTTTTCAAACCTTACATCATGCCGGTTCTGGCCAAGGTTTATGAAAATACACCCGAATATTCAGAAGCCCAGAGATTAATAAAATTTATCAGTTATTTCGAAAGTATAGATTCCAAGGAAATTCCACCTACATCTTTGATGAAGGAATTTCTTGGCGGAAGTAGTTTTAAATATTAATGTAAAAGACAGAATATTAATTTTTCACTTTTAATTATTTATAAAATATGACTAGCAGAACTAAAAAGATTTTATGGATTTTCATTGCCGTTGTGGTACTGGGATTAGGAATTTTCATTTATGTTAAATTCTATTTTGTATTTGCCGTGGGAGTAAAATCGGGACAACTAAATTATGTTACACAGAAAGGTTATATCTTTAAGACCTATGAAGGTAAATTGATACAATCAGGATTTCGGTCTAAAACACCAGGAGCATTAAGTTCCAATGAATTTGAATTTTCAATAACCAATAATGAAGTAGCTCAAAAGCTAATGCTTTCGGGCGGTCATGAAGTTGACCTTCATTATAAAGAATACCTTGGAGCCTTACCGTGGCGGGGGTACAGCAAATATGTTGTTGACAGCATTATCAGCATAAAAGAACCTGTACCGATCAATGAAAATTCACTACCATACGAAGAGTAATACGGATAAGAAATTAAGGATTAAGAAAATATTGACCGTTATTTCGAATGAAATTAGAAATTCTCAAATAACAACGGGTATTGTTTAGATTTCTAATTTCATTCTGTATGATGTTTATAATCTTTATGCTATAAACTATATTTACTTTTGTAAGGTGAATTTTATTTGCATTCCGAATCTAACTTTTACTTTTTGGCCTCTTTGTTCGCCGGGTTTCCATTTAGGCATATTTTCAACGACTCTCACCGCTTCTTCGTCACAACCGCCGCCTATTCCGCGTAAAACCTCAACATTACTAATTGATCCGTCAGGCATTACAACAAAAGTTACATAAACAATCCCTTGTATTCCGGACTCCTTAGCCATCTTCGGATATTTGACATTATCTCGTAAATACGTTAATCTACCGACATCGCCACCAGGAAATTCAGGGTCGGATTCTACAACAGTATATTCAATATCATCATCAATAGTTTCACCACCAATATCCGGTATAAAAAAATCAAAGTCAGGTTCAAGATCAAAATGTTCAGCAATGATAATTACATCTTCATCAACATAATCATTGTTTTTTACAATATTTAACAAAGTGCCGGAAATAGGAGCCAGTTTCGGAGGCGGCGGTTTAACTTCATGTTTGCTTTGAATAGCAACTTCAATAAAGTCCTCAGTATAATCTCTGATTGTTTTTTCAACTTTATTAATGTCATATTTTTTCCATTCAAACGCAAACAAACAGGTTACCAAAGCAACAATTAATCCTATTTCAAGGAAATAGACTTTTTTACTGTCAATATCAGATTTTTTGTTTTTTCTCTTATTCATGACAACCTCCTGTTTTAAATGATTAATTTATTTTAAAACGACAAAATATGTGAAAATAGTATAATAATTATGATATAATTGAAAAGAAAATTAAAATGACATCTAATTTTTAATTCTCTAAATCCATCCTTTCAATTTATAGTATATCAATGCGAAATATTCTCTATAACAAGTAATTTCAAGTTTCAGATAGTTCCAAAAAGTATATCTAATATTTGTATTATTAACTTTAGGAATATATCTGCTTCCAAGCAAATCCTGATCTTCCAAAGAGAGATTGAAATTTATTACGGCAGCAAAAGCGGCTTCTCCCCTAACGTTTGTAAAATCCAATTTGTTGAAACATTTTACAGTTCGGGTAAGATGTTCGGGAGATGTAATTATCAGCAAATTATCACTTGTAAGTTGCGAATATTCATTTTTTAGACTTAATATTTGAGCACGTGTATTTGTTCCTTCGGTAAAAAATAAAATACTGTCTGCATTTATTCCTTTCATAATTAATTCCTCCGCCATTCTCGTTTGGCTTATCGAATCTTCCGGATGGAGAATAATAACAGGAACCCTATAATAATTCGCATATTCCGCGGTATAATACAATCGCATCAAATTATCTTCCGAAGGCATACTACCACCGCCAAGCATTACAATATATTCCGGAACAAAAATTTCTTCAGATTTATTCGGGTCCGTACCGAGGGCGTAATGCATGTAGAACGGTGCCGGAGTTAATCCGAGTATTAAAAAAATAAGAAATAAAACTCCAAAAACAGAACTTATTATCATGCACGTTTTTAAAATCTTTCTTCCGAACTTCCTCATCATGAAAATTTTATTTCTGTTCCGCAACCTTACTAAGATTATCGCCTTCCAAGCGATAGACTGTCCATTCATTCATCGGCTTCGCGCCCATAGATAAATAAAAATCAATGCTTGGTTTATTCCAATCCAGACAAATCCATTCGTAACGAGGGCAATTTCTTTCCTTTGCTATTTTTGCAAGTTCCACAAGTAAAGCTTTTCCAAAACCTTTTCCGCGGTATTCCGGCCATACAAAAAGATCTTCTAAATACAATCCTGCTTTACCTGTAAAAGTAGAGAAATTATGAAAAAACAGAGCAAACCCGACAGGAATATTGTTCCATTCGGCAATTATAACTTCTGCTTGTTTCTTTTGAAATAGAGATTCTTTTAATATTTCTTCTGTTGCAACAACTTCATTAAGCAACTTTTCATATTCGGCAATGCCTTTTATAAACTTTAGAATTAATGCAGTATCATTAATAGTTGCAAATCTTATCTTTAAATCTTGTTCTATCATAAAAACCTAACTGCTGACCATATATGCGCGTGCATTGGCAAAATTCTTATTTTTCAAATCTTTTTCATCAATAAGAAAATAAAGAATACCAACGTCCATAAAATTAAGGGCGAAATCATTACCTTCATCCGAATCAAGCTGAAAAAGCAATTCCCAACCTTTTACAGGTTTTTCAAAATTCTCGTAAAGCATATGATAAGGTTTTCCGAGCAATTTATGACCTTCTTCTCCGGGTTGGTCGAATGAACTAAAAGACAATTCTCTCTCATCAATAAAGAAATCAACATCCTCTTTATTAATCATTAGAGGAATTAAATCCTTTTCTGACCCATCGAAATAAAAGACTTTAGCAGATTTTTCCGGCCATAATCCTGTTCCGCCGCCGGGCTGACAATCATAATAGCCCAAATAATAATCAATATCCGCAAAGAAATACAAGAATCCGGTTTTCGGCAGCCTGTTGTCGGTATCATAAGGAGCAACATCCCTACAATTAATTTGGCAAATAAAATTTAACGGGAATACATTTCCGCTGTCATTTCCAATCGGATGATCAATGTGTTCTGGTAAATCCGGAGGTCCCCACATTTTACTTCTTCCTATTGCAATAGGATTTTCAGGTTTGTTTGAAGTAATGAGTATCTCATTCATAATTAAACATTTGTTTTGGTTTAGTACATGTGATTTAATAATAAATAATCGTTATATAAATACATCGCACCACAAAAATGTTTCTCAAATTTGTGGCAAATGTAGTGAAAATAATTATACTTTTATTTATAAAGATCATATAAATAATTTTACATCTTAAAATAAACTTTAAATATTCAGATATTAATAGTTAAATTTGCCATATATTTCCATTGCAAATATATAAACTTTTTATTAATTTATTTGAATATCTTCAATAATATTTGTTACAAAAAAAAATGAAGAATAAAATCATCGTCTATCAGTTGTTGCCACGGTTATTCAGCAACATTAACGACACCAATAAACCTTGGGGTGGTATTGAAGAAAACGGCTGCGGAAAACTTAATGAATTTAAAGATACTGCAATTGAGTCATTGAAAAAACTAGGAATTAATTGTATTTGGTTAACAGGTATTATAAGACATGCAACTACAACTGATTATTCGCAATATAAAATTACGAAAGACAATCCGTTAATTGTAAAAGGCAGAGCCGGCTCACCGTATGCAATCACGGATTATTTTGATATTGATCCCGACTTGGCAATTAATGTTGATAACAGGATGAATGAATTTGTTGAACTCGTTGAAAGAATCCATAAGCATGATATTAAAGTTATAATTGATTTTGTACCTAATCATGTTGCACGCAATTATAATACTTCCCCAAATTACGGCAAGAATTATATCTCCAAAACAAGACATCTTCTCGGTGCCAATGAAGATAATTCAAAAATATTTGAAATAAATAATAATTTTTATTATTTACCGGGCGAAGTTTTTGAAGTTCCACAGGAAGCTTATGATAAACTCACAAATTTTATGTCTCGCGACGAAATTTCTGAATATTCCGAATTTCCGGCTAAAGCTACGGGAAACGATTGTTTCTCGGCAAAACCTTCAATTAACGATTGGTATGAAACCGTTAAACTTAATTACGGAATAGATTATAGGTATAATAGTGAATTTTTTGATCCGATTCCTAATACTTGGCTGTGTATGAATGATATTTTAAATTTCTGGGCAGAGAAAGGTGTTGACGGATTTAGATGTGATATGGCCGAAATGGTTCCGTATCAGTATTGGAAATGGCAGATACATCAAATCAAATCGAAATATCCTGAAATGATTTTTATTGCGGAAATTTATAAACGGAATTTATATGATTTATTCTTGAATGAAGCAAAGTTCGATTTCCTTTATGATAAGGTGGATATGTATGATGGTTTGAAGGATATAATTACAGGAAAAAGTAAAGTCAATAAAATTACCGAAAGTTGGCAAAGAACAAATGATTTTAATAATAAAATGCTTCGTTTCATGGAAAATCATGATGAGCAACGCATTGCTTCAAATTTCTTTTCCGGCGATCCTTTTAAAGCTTTGCCTGCTTGCATTGTTTCGGCATTTTTACATAACGGACCTTTCATGATTTACAATTGTCAAGAGCTGGGAGAAAAAGCCAAAGATATTTCCGGATTCAGCGGTGATGACGGCAGAACAACAATTTTCGATTATTGGTCGATGGATTGTCAGCGAAGATGGAATAATGAAGGCAGGTTTGATGAAGAAAAGCTTACAGAAAAGGAAATATCTCTTCGGAATAAATATT
Above is a window of Bacteroidales bacterium DNA encoding:
- a CDS encoding nucleoside kinase, whose amino-acid sequence is MKHITIKCENNNVTKDYIVGAELQYIAEDLGIHIKGGIFGAYVNNKQREMNYSIIKPANIRFFGMETIDGQRTYSRTLFFVLYKAVYDLYGKYKVTLENSVYSGYYYTIKNGRNPLMPDDIKAIKNRMKEIILKNHPIIRKELPTQQAIKLFERQGLHPKTKLLKTRGHLYTSVYYLDNVVDYYFGYLAPSTGYLNLFDLTPYKRGVILSIPDPATNFTTVKQFVNQDKMLSNFAACNRWQEMLKIENIGDLNEKVNAGEISDLIKIAEAGQEVKIHEAAQKIKKQNKRLRIILIAGPSSSGKTTSAQRLGIHLNLFGIKSVKISLDDYFVDRELTPRDKHGDYDFEALEALDIKFFNEQLLDLLAGKEIEIPKFDFITGKRVFDGTKLKIGKRDMIIIEGIHGLNPMLTPYIDNKYIFKMYVSALTTISIDGHNIIPTTDNRLIRRIVRDNLFRGYSATDTIRRWEKVRDGEDKYIFPYQENADYMFNSALIYELGVFKPYIMPVLAKVYENTPEYSEAQRLIKFISYFESIDSKEIPPTSLMKEFLGGSSFKY
- a CDS encoding energy transducer TonB; translation: MNKRKNKKSDIDSKKVYFLEIGLIVALVTCLFAFEWKKYDINKVEKTIRDYTEDFIEVAIQSKHEVKPPPPKLAPISGTLLNIVKNNDYVDEDVIIIAEHFDLEPDFDFFIPDIGGETIDDDIEYTVVESDPEFPGGDVGRLTYLRDNVKYPKMAKESGIQGIVYVTFVVMPDGSISNVEVLRGIGGGCDEEAVRVVENMPKWKPGEQRGQKVKVRFGMQIKFTLQK
- a CDS encoding YdcF family protein, which codes for MIISSVFGVLFLIFLILGLTPAPFYMHYALGTDPNKSEEIFVPEYIVMLGGGSMPSEDNLMRLYYTAEYANYYRVPVIILHPEDSISQTRMAEELIMKGINADSILFFTEGTNTRAQILSLKNEYSQLTSDNLLIITSPEHLTRTVKCFNKLDFTNVRGEAAFAAVINFNLSLEDQDLLGSRYIPKVNNTNIRYTFWNYLKLEITCYREYFALIYYKLKGWI
- a CDS encoding GNAT family N-acetyltransferase, whose protein sequence is MIEQDLKIRFATINDTALILKFIKGIAEYEKLLNEVVATEEILKESLFQKKQAEVIIAEWNNIPVGFALFFHNFSTFTGKAGLYLEDLFVWPEYRGKGFGKALLVELAKIAKERNCPRYEWICLDWNKPSIDFYLSMGAKPMNEWTVYRLEGDNLSKVAEQK
- a CDS encoding DUF1963 domain-containing protein; amino-acid sequence: MNEILITSNKPENPIAIGRSKMWGPPDLPEHIDHPIGNDSGNVFPLNFICQINCRDVAPYDTDNRLPKTGFLYFFADIDYYLGYYDCQPGGGTGLWPEKSAKVFYFDGSEKDLIPLMINKEDVDFFIDERELSFSSFDQPGEEGHKLLGKPYHMLYENFEKPVKGWELLFQLDSDEGNDFALNFMDVGILYFLIDEKDLKNKNFANARAYMVSS
- a CDS encoding alpha-amylase family protein → MKNKIIVYQLLPRLFSNINDTNKPWGGIEENGCGKLNEFKDTAIESLKKLGINCIWLTGIIRHATTTDYSQYKITKDNPLIVKGRAGSPYAITDYFDIDPDLAINVDNRMNEFVELVERIHKHDIKVIIDFVPNHVARNYNTSPNYGKNYISKTRHLLGANEDNSKIFEINNNFYYLPGEVFEVPQEAYDKLTNFMSRDEISEYSEFPAKATGNDCFSAKPSINDWYETVKLNYGIDYRYNSEFFDPIPNTWLCMNDILNFWAEKGVDGFRCDMAEMVPYQYWKWQIHQIKSKYPEMIFIAEIYKRNLYDLFLNEAKFDFLYDKVDMYDGLKDIITGKSKVNKITESWQRTNDFNNKMLRFMENHDEQRIASNFFSGDPFKALPACIVSAFLHNGPFMIYNCQELGEKAKDISGFSGDDGRTTIFDYWSMDCQRRWNNEGRFDEEKLTEKEISLRNKYSMILNEAVSEIVISQGKLYDLMWVNQHLIDLNCYAFIKTYENRHVIYVVNFNESSIEIELILNSHVFDFLGLQIEEKILNIKIPGYWYQKSEIK